Proteins from one Streptomyces roseifaciens genomic window:
- a CDS encoding S8 family peptidase — MASHKRTGRRRTVLAISAAAAVTAGATLMALPAGAAPAPEGTVYGTNAKGAIEGSYIVMLKDGKGAVGAKSVSAQGGDLAERYGGKLGRTYDSAIHGFSASGLDETEAKRLAADPAVEKVVQNHRFTASATQEAPPSWGLDRIDQAETKGDGKYAYPDGAGEGVTAYVIDTGVHISHKDFGGRASFGFNAVDKSDKAEDDNGHGTHVAGTIAGTAHGVAKKAKIVAVKVLDGQGSGSTEQVVAGIDWVTKNHKGPSVANMSLGGGADEALDAAVQKAIASGVTFAIAAGNESSDAGNSSPARVKEAITVASTTKDDQQSDFSNFGSVVDLYAPGSEITSDWNDSDSGTKTISGTSMATPHVAGAAAVYLGAHKDATPEQVAGALVKGATPDKVSNPSTGTPNKLLKVTE; from the coding sequence ATGGCATCACACAAGCGCACCGGCCGGCGACGGACCGTCCTGGCGATATCCGCCGCAGCCGCCGTCACCGCCGGAGCCACGCTCATGGCTCTGCCGGCCGGCGCCGCCCCCGCCCCCGAAGGGACCGTCTACGGCACCAACGCCAAGGGCGCGATCGAGGGCAGCTACATCGTCATGCTGAAGGACGGCAAGGGCGCCGTCGGCGCGAAGTCCGTCTCCGCGCAGGGCGGCGACCTCGCCGAGCGCTACGGCGGCAAGCTCGGCCGCACCTACGACTCGGCGATCCACGGCTTCTCCGCCAGCGGTCTGGACGAGACGGAGGCCAAGCGCCTCGCGGCCGACCCCGCGGTCGAGAAGGTCGTCCAGAACCACCGCTTCACCGCCAGCGCCACCCAGGAGGCCCCACCCTCCTGGGGCCTGGACCGCATCGACCAGGCCGAGACCAAGGGCGACGGCAAGTACGCCTACCCCGACGGCGCCGGCGAGGGCGTCACCGCGTACGTCATCGACACCGGTGTCCACATCAGCCACAAGGACTTCGGGGGCCGCGCCTCCTTCGGCTTCAACGCCGTCGACAAGAGCGACAAGGCCGAGGACGACAACGGCCACGGCACCCACGTGGCGGGCACCATCGCCGGCACGGCGCACGGCGTCGCCAAGAAGGCCAAGATCGTGGCCGTCAAGGTCCTGGACGGCCAGGGCTCCGGCTCCACCGAGCAGGTCGTCGCCGGCATCGACTGGGTCACCAAGAACCACAAGGGTCCCTCGGTCGCCAACATGAGCCTCGGCGGCGGCGCGGACGAGGCGCTCGACGCGGCCGTGCAGAAGGCGATCGCCTCCGGCGTCACCTTCGCCATCGCGGCGGGCAACGAGTCCTCCGACGCGGGCAACAGCTCCCCGGCCCGGGTGAAGGAGGCCATCACGGTCGCCTCCACCACGAAGGACGACCAGCAGTCGGACTTCTCCAACTTCGGCAGCGTGGTCGACCTCTACGCTCCCGGCTCGGAGATCACCTCCGACTGGAACGACAGCGACTCCGGCACCAAGACCATCTCCGGTACGTCGATGGCCACTCCGCACGTCGCGGGTGCCGCCGCCGTCTACCTCGGCGCCCACAAGGACGCCACCCCGGAGCAGGTCGCGGGTGCGCTCGTCAAGGGCGCGACCCCCGACAAGGTCTCCAACCCGAGCACGGGCACGCCCAACAAGCTGCTGAAGGTCACCGAGTAG
- a CDS encoding LysE family translocator, which yields MTAAILGFTLFSLLVAMAPGPDTLLVLRNCLRGGRRTGSATALGAAVGSLAWGVAAAFGLAAALQRWDAAFTVVRLAGAAYLVFLGAQALWAHRPRRGGGSGASGDSGGSGAAALQEQASAAPAPRAAEAFRQGLLSCLLNPKVGVFFVAVVPQFLPEGGSPFGVTLLFGVIDAVVAAVWMLLVAVCAARMITWLRRPRVGRNLERATGGVLVALGIGTAAETV from the coding sequence GTGACGGCGGCGATACTCGGATTCACCCTCTTCTCCCTCCTGGTGGCCATGGCACCGGGCCCGGACACCCTCCTGGTCCTGCGCAACTGCCTGCGCGGCGGCCGCCGCACGGGCAGCGCCACCGCCCTCGGTGCGGCCGTCGGCTCGCTGGCCTGGGGCGTGGCCGCGGCGTTCGGTCTCGCGGCGGCGCTGCAGCGCTGGGACGCGGCCTTCACCGTCGTCCGGCTCGCGGGCGCCGCGTACCTCGTGTTCCTCGGCGCCCAGGCCCTGTGGGCCCACCGCCCGCGCCGCGGAGGCGGCTCCGGTGCGTCCGGCGATTCCGGCGGGTCCGGGGCCGCGGCGCTGCAGGAGCAGGCCTCCGCCGCCCCCGCGCCGCGCGCGGCCGAGGCGTTTCGCCAGGGCCTGCTGAGCTGCCTGCTCAACCCCAAGGTCGGCGTCTTCTTCGTCGCCGTCGTCCCCCAGTTCCTGCCCGAGGGCGGCTCGCCGTTCGGGGTGACCCTGCTCTTCGGCGTGATCGACGCGGTCGTGGCCGCGGTGTGGATGCTGCTCGTCGCGGTCTGCGCCGCGCGCATGATCACCTGGCTGCGCCGCCCCCGCGTCGGCCGCAACCTCGAACGCGCCACGGGGGGCGTCCTGGTGGCCCTGGGCATCGGCACGGCGGCGGAGACGGTCTGA
- a CDS encoding NAD(P)H-binding protein encodes MTTLVTGSRGRVGRALIDILHARGHAVRAASRTPGELTLPDGVPSMRLALDEPETFRAALDGVASVFLYAEASHTAAFARAAADAGVRHIVLLSSSSVHYPDAATHPVARPHREAEQALAAGPVTATFLRPGVFATNTLGWTRSVKATGTVDLPYPGAYTDPIHEQDLAEAAFTVLTDPARQGGAYTLSGPEVLTFLDQAEQISRVAGVPVTVNPVSPEAWKEAAGPHLPGHFADALLSFWKSSDGKPGRLAGGVEELTGRPARTFATWVEDHAADFRP; translated from the coding sequence ATGACCACCCTCGTCACCGGCAGCCGCGGCCGCGTCGGCCGCGCACTCATCGACATCCTGCACGCCCGGGGCCACGCCGTCCGGGCGGCCTCCCGCACCCCCGGCGAGCTCACACTGCCGGACGGCGTCCCCTCGATGCGCCTCGCGCTCGACGAGCCGGAGACCTTCCGCGCGGCGCTCGACGGCGTCGCGTCCGTGTTCCTGTACGCGGAGGCCTCGCACACCGCCGCCTTCGCACGGGCGGCCGCGGACGCCGGCGTCCGGCACATCGTGCTGCTGTCGTCGAGCTCCGTGCACTACCCCGACGCCGCCACGCACCCCGTCGCCCGCCCGCACCGGGAGGCCGAGCAGGCCCTGGCCGCCGGGCCGGTCACCGCGACGTTCCTGCGGCCGGGCGTCTTCGCCACCAACACGCTGGGCTGGACCCGCTCCGTCAAGGCCACCGGCACGGTGGACCTGCCCTACCCCGGCGCATACACCGACCCCATCCACGAACAGGACCTGGCCGAGGCGGCGTTCACCGTCCTCACCGACCCCGCGCGCCAGGGCGGCGCGTACACGCTCAGTGGCCCGGAAGTCCTGACCTTCCTCGACCAGGCCGAGCAGATCTCGCGCGTCGCGGGCGTGCCCGTGACCGTCAACCCCGTCTCGCCCGAGGCCTGGAAGGAGGCCGCGGGCCCCCACCTGCCCGGGCACTTCGCCGACGCGCTGCTCTCCTTCTGGAAGTCGTCCGACGGCAAGCCGGGCAGGCTCGCGGGAGGCGTGGAGGAGCTGACGGGCCGTCCGGCGCGTACGTTCGCCACGTGGGTGGAGGACCACGCCGCCGACTTCCGTCCCTGA
- a CDS encoding MarR family winged helix-turn-helix transcriptional regulator, whose protein sequence is MPKRAELVDRIKEESRRHYAAWTLFNQAMADHLGLHPTDLQCLNLLAMEREPLSTGEVARLAGLTPGSATRLVDRLEKAGLVERRADPGDRRRALVALAPAAQSRIAAAWDVPGGAFRAVLDGYRDEELAVIGDYLRKGSEVGLAQAERLRAAGRAGESTPPAAASS, encoded by the coding sequence GTGCCGAAGCGTGCGGAGCTGGTGGATCGGATCAAGGAAGAGAGCCGCCGGCACTACGCCGCCTGGACGCTCTTCAACCAGGCCATGGCCGACCACCTCGGCCTCCACCCCACCGACCTGCAGTGCCTCAACCTGCTCGCCATGGAGCGCGAGCCGCTGAGCACCGGCGAGGTCGCCCGGCTCGCGGGCCTCACCCCCGGCTCGGCCACCCGCCTCGTGGACCGGCTGGAGAAGGCCGGCCTCGTGGAGCGCCGCGCCGACCCCGGCGATCGCCGCCGCGCCCTGGTGGCCCTGGCTCCGGCGGCGCAGAGCCGCATCGCCGCGGCCTGGGACGTGCCGGGCGGCGCCTTCCGGGCGGTCCTCGACGGCTACCGGGACGAGGAGCTCGCCGTCATCGGCGACTACCTGCGCAAGGGCTCGGAGGTCGGCCTCGCTCAGGCCGAACGCCTGCGGGCGGCCGGCCGGGCCGGGGAGAGCACGCCCCCCGCCGCTGCCTCCTCGTAA
- a CDS encoding sirohydrochlorin chelatase: MTPAPLLLVAHGSRDPRHAATVLELRARVAAARPGLRVEVGFLDFCVPSVPRVLERLAAEGVRDVVAVPLLLTRAFHAKADIPAVLRAATAGLPGLNVTRAQVLGPAPLLTAALERRLRQAGLPLGDRRPTGVVLASAGSSDPEANAVIAEIAREWRRTGWCAVRPAFASASPPHVADAVRALRAEGARRVAVAPYVLAPGRLPDRIARGAVEGGADVLADVLGAAPEVVALVVRRYEEAAAGGVLSPARPAARRRSA, translated from the coding sequence ATGACTCCAGCGCCCCTGCTCCTCGTCGCCCACGGCAGCCGCGACCCGCGCCACGCGGCCACCGTCCTGGAGCTGCGTGCGCGGGTGGCCGCGGCGCGGCCCGGGCTCCGGGTCGAGGTGGGCTTCCTCGACTTCTGCGTGCCGAGCGTGCCTCGGGTGCTGGAGCGGCTGGCGGCGGAGGGGGTGCGCGACGTCGTCGCCGTGCCCCTGCTGCTGACCCGCGCCTTCCACGCCAAGGCCGACATCCCGGCCGTGCTGCGGGCGGCGACGGCGGGGCTGCCGGGCCTGAACGTGACGCGGGCTCAGGTGCTGGGGCCCGCTCCCCTGCTGACGGCCGCCCTGGAGCGGCGGCTGCGGCAAGCCGGTCTGCCGCTCGGCGACCGGCGCCCGACCGGGGTCGTCCTGGCCTCGGCGGGCTCCTCCGACCCGGAGGCGAACGCGGTGATCGCAGAAATCGCGCGGGAGTGGCGGCGTACCGGTTGGTGCGCCGTGCGGCCCGCGTTCGCCTCCGCCTCCCCGCCGCACGTGGCGGACGCCGTGCGGGCCCTGCGCGCCGAGGGGGCGCGCCGGGTGGCGGTCGCCCCGTACGTCCTCGCACCCGGCCGGCTGCCGGACCGCATCGCGCGGGGAGCCGTGGAGGGCGGCGCGGACGTCCTGGCGGACGTGCTGGGGGCGGCGCCGGAGGTGGTGGCGCTGGTGGTGCGCCGTTACGAGGAGGCAGCGGCGGGGGGCGTGCTCTCCCCGGCCCGGCCGGCCGCCCGCAGGCGTTCGGCCTGA
- a CDS encoding ABC transporter permease codes for MAGTETGARSASGSPHDLAGLEAGLDALDAVEVRRAPFAQVLLHKVLPPLTAVVLVLAVWKLLVVAEVTDDYKLPDPSAVWHSLQELWLRGTLLDIVWTSVSRGLLGFAAALALGTPLGLLVARVKFVRAALGPVLSGLQSLPSVAWVPAAVIWLGITDAAMYAVILLGAVPSIANGLVSGIDQVPPLYLRAGRTMGATGLRGARHVLLPAALPGYIAGLKQGWAFSWRSLMAAELIASSPDLGLGLGQYLENARTDSDMPGVLLGILLILFVGIAIDLAVFSPLERRVLRTRGLAAANR; via the coding sequence ATGGCCGGCACTGAGACGGGCGCCCGGAGCGCCTCCGGCAGCCCGCACGACCTCGCCGGCCTGGAGGCCGGGCTCGACGCCCTGGACGCGGTGGAGGTCCGGCGCGCCCCCTTCGCCCAGGTGCTGCTCCACAAGGTGCTGCCGCCCCTGACGGCCGTCGTCCTGGTCCTCGCGGTCTGGAAACTGCTGGTGGTCGCGGAGGTCACCGACGACTACAAGCTGCCCGACCCGTCCGCGGTGTGGCACAGCCTGCAGGAGCTGTGGCTGCGGGGCACGCTCCTGGACATCGTCTGGACGTCCGTCTCGCGCGGCCTGCTGGGCTTCGCCGCGGCGCTCGCCCTCGGCACGCCGCTCGGCCTGCTCGTCGCGCGCGTGAAGTTCGTCCGGGCCGCGCTCGGCCCCGTCCTGTCCGGGCTGCAGTCGCTGCCGTCTGTCGCCTGGGTGCCCGCGGCGGTGATCTGGCTGGGCATCACCGACGCGGCGATGTACGCGGTGATCCTGCTGGGCGCGGTGCCCTCCATCGCCAACGGCCTGGTGTCCGGCATCGACCAGGTGCCGCCGCTGTACCTGCGGGCGGGCCGCACCATGGGCGCCACGGGGCTGCGCGGCGCCCGGCACGTCCTGCTGCCCGCAGCGCTCCCCGGCTACATCGCGGGGCTCAAGCAGGGCTGGGCGTTCTCCTGGCGGTCCCTGATGGCCGCCGAGCTCATCGCCTCCTCCCCCGACCTCGGCCTGGGGCTCGGCCAGTACCTGGAGAACGCGCGCACCGACTCCGACATGCCGGGGGTGCTCCTCGGCATCCTCCTCATCCTCTTCGTCGGCATCGCCATCGACCTGGCCGTCTTCAGCCCGCTGGAGCGCCGGGTGCTGCGGACGCGCGGACTGGCCGCGGCGAACCGATGA
- a CDS encoding ABC transporter ATP-binding protein: MAPALTTDKTGATALADRESAAVRIEHVHKSFGRPGAAQPVLDDISLEVRPGEFVCLLGASGCGKSTLLNLVAGLDRPTAGTIDVPGGRPALMFQEHALFPWLTAGRNIELALRLRGVPRAERRPEAERLLELVRLSGAYGKRVHELSGGMRQRVALARALAQDSQVLLMDEPFAALDAITRDVLHHELTRIWSETSLSVLFVTHNVREAVRLAERVVLLSSRPGRVARQWAVDIPQPRRIEDAAVADLSVEITEELRGEIRRHGRH, from the coding sequence ATGGCCCCGGCACTGACGACCGACAAGACCGGCGCGACCGCGCTCGCGGACCGCGAGTCCGCGGCGGTCAGGATCGAGCACGTCCACAAGTCCTTCGGCCGGCCCGGCGCGGCCCAGCCCGTGCTGGACGACATCTCCCTGGAGGTGCGCCCCGGCGAGTTCGTGTGCCTCCTGGGGGCCTCGGGCTGCGGCAAGTCCACGCTGCTGAACCTGGTGGCGGGCCTGGACCGGCCGACCGCCGGCACCATCGACGTGCCCGGCGGCCGCCCGGCGCTGATGTTCCAGGAGCACGCGCTGTTCCCCTGGCTCACCGCGGGCCGCAACATCGAGCTGGCGCTGCGGCTGCGCGGGGTGCCGCGCGCGGAGCGGCGGCCGGAGGCGGAGCGGCTCCTGGAGCTCGTACGGCTCTCCGGCGCGTACGGCAAGCGGGTGCACGAGCTGTCGGGCGGCATGCGGCAGCGCGTCGCCCTCGCCCGCGCCCTGGCGCAGGACAGCCAGGTCCTGCTGATGGACGAGCCGTTCGCGGCGCTGGACGCCATCACCCGGGACGTCCTGCACCACGAGCTGACCCGCATCTGGTCCGAGACGTCGCTGTCGGTGCTGTTCGTCACCCACAACGTCCGCGAGGCGGTGCGGCTCGCGGAGCGCGTCGTGCTGCTGTCCTCGCGGCCGGGGCGGGTGGCCCGGCAGTGGGCCGTGGACATACCCCAGCCCCGCCGCATCGAGGACGCGGCGGTGGCGGACCTGTCCGTCGAGATCACCGAAGAACTGCGTGGGGAGATCCGCCGCCATGGCCGGCACTGA
- a CDS encoding aliphatic sulfonate ABC transporter substrate-binding protein encodes MPAAARSARRRALAAVAALPLLIGALGACGYGSEKDSGTTGSGSTAGKNAEGKKLSADTVRIGYFPNITHATPLVGEQEGLLQKELGGTKLRSTTFNAGPSEIEALNAGSIDIGWIGPSPAINGYVKSKGKSLRIVSGSASGGVKLVVDPKKISSPDDVKGKRIATPQKGNTQDVAFLHWIAEKGWKVDPQSGKGDVSVVRTDNKVTPDAFKSGSVDGAWVPEPTASKLVSEGGKVLLDESSLWPDGKFVITNVIVSQKFLDAHPDVVEAVLRGSVRTNAWIKANPEKAKGSANAALKKLSGKELPAAIIDPAWKSIEVLDDPLAASLEAEADHAVKAGLLEKPDLSGIYDLTVLNKVLKAEGRPAVTAAKLGKQ; translated from the coding sequence GTGCCCGCCGCCGCCCGCTCCGCCCGCCGCCGCGCACTCGCCGCCGTCGCCGCCCTGCCCCTGCTGATCGGCGCCCTCGGCGCCTGCGGCTACGGATCGGAGAAGGACTCCGGCACCACCGGGTCCGGCTCCACCGCGGGGAAGAACGCGGAGGGGAAGAAGCTGTCGGCGGACACCGTCCGGATCGGCTACTTCCCCAACATCACCCACGCCACGCCGCTGGTCGGCGAGCAGGAGGGGCTGCTCCAGAAGGAGCTGGGCGGCACGAAGCTCCGCTCGACGACGTTCAACGCGGGCCCGTCCGAGATCGAGGCGCTCAACGCGGGCTCGATCGACATCGGCTGGATCGGCCCGTCGCCCGCGATCAACGGCTACGTGAAGTCCAAGGGCAAGAGCCTGCGCATCGTCTCGGGCTCGGCGTCGGGCGGCGTGAAGCTGGTCGTCGACCCGAAGAAGATCTCCTCCCCGGACGACGTCAAGGGCAAGCGGATCGCCACCCCGCAGAAGGGCAACACCCAGGACGTGGCGTTCCTCCACTGGATCGCGGAGAAGGGCTGGAAGGTCGACCCGCAGAGCGGCAAGGGCGACGTCTCGGTCGTCCGCACGGACAACAAGGTGACTCCCGACGCCTTCAAGTCCGGCTCGGTGGACGGCGCGTGGGTGCCCGAGCCGACCGCCTCGAAGCTGGTCTCCGAGGGCGGCAAGGTGCTCCTGGACGAGTCCTCGCTGTGGCCGGACGGGAAGTTCGTCATCACCAATGTGATCGTGTCGCAGAAGTTCCTCGACGCGCACCCCGACGTGGTCGAGGCCGTGCTGCGCGGCTCGGTGAGGACGAACGCCTGGATCAAGGCGAACCCGGAGAAGGCCAAGGGCTCGGCGAACGCGGCGCTGAAGAAGCTCTCCGGCAAGGAGCTGCCGGCCGCGATCATCGACCCGGCCTGGAAGTCCATCGAGGTCCTCGACGACCCGCTGGCCGCGTCGCTGGAGGCGGAGGCCGATCACGCCGTCAAGGCCGGGCTGCTGGAGAAGCCGGACCTTTCGGGAATCTACGACCTGACCGTGCTCAACAAGGTTCTCAAGGCCGAGGGCAGGCCCGCGGTGACCGCCGCGAAGCTCGGCAAGCAGTAG
- a CDS encoding sulfate adenylyltransferase subunit 1, with translation MSTVTDTTTAATSLLRFATAGSVDDGKSTLVGRLLHDSKSVLADQLEAVEHASRSRGAGAPDLALLTDGLRAEREQGITIDVAYRYFATPRRRFILADTPGHVQYTRNMVTGASTAQAAVVLVDARNGVVEQTRRHAAVAALLRVPHVVLAVNKMDLAGYAEPVFAAIAEEFTAYASGLGVPEVTAIPVSALAGDNVVAPSAHMDWYGGPTVLEYLETVPVVTDPTADPARFPVQYTIRPQTAEHPDYRGYAGQIASGVLRVGEPVTVLPSGRTSTIAAIDALGQSVDVAWAPQSVTVRLADDLDVSRGDLIAPTAGAPQVTRDVEATVCHLADQPLLPGARVLLKHTTRTVRALVKDIPSRLTLDDLSQHPAPGRLEANDIGRVTLRTAEPLALDPYAGSRHTGSFLLIDPGDGTTLTAGMAGEAFAAGPGEPSGDEGWDF, from the coding sequence ATGAGCACTGTGACCGACACGACCACGGCCGCGACCTCGCTGCTGCGCTTCGCCACCGCCGGATCCGTCGACGACGGCAAGTCCACGCTGGTCGGCCGCCTCCTGCACGACTCCAAGTCCGTCCTGGCCGACCAGCTGGAGGCCGTCGAGCACGCCTCCCGCAGCCGCGGCGCCGGCGCCCCGGACCTGGCGCTGCTGACGGACGGCCTGCGCGCCGAGCGCGAGCAGGGCATCACCATCGACGTCGCCTACCGCTACTTCGCCACTCCCCGGCGGCGCTTCATCCTCGCCGACACCCCCGGCCACGTGCAGTACACGCGCAACATGGTCACCGGGGCGTCCACCGCCCAGGCCGCCGTCGTCCTCGTCGACGCCCGCAACGGCGTCGTCGAGCAGACCCGCCGCCACGCCGCCGTCGCGGCACTCCTGCGCGTCCCGCACGTCGTCCTCGCCGTCAACAAGATGGACCTCGCCGGCTACGCGGAGCCCGTCTTCGCAGCCATCGCCGAGGAGTTCACCGCCTACGCGAGCGGGCTGGGCGTCCCCGAGGTCACGGCCATCCCCGTCTCCGCGCTCGCCGGGGACAACGTGGTGGCGCCCTCCGCGCACATGGACTGGTACGGCGGCCCCACCGTCCTGGAGTACCTGGAGACGGTGCCCGTCGTCACCGACCCCACCGCCGACCCCGCGCGCTTCCCCGTCCAGTACACGATCAGGCCGCAGACGGCCGAGCACCCCGACTACCGCGGCTACGCGGGGCAGATCGCCTCCGGGGTGCTGCGCGTCGGCGAGCCCGTCACCGTCCTGCCGTCGGGGCGCACGAGCACGATCGCCGCCATCGACGCGCTCGGCCAGAGCGTCGACGTGGCCTGGGCGCCGCAGTCGGTGACCGTGCGCCTCGCCGACGACCTCGACGTCTCCCGCGGCGACCTCATCGCCCCCACCGCCGGCGCGCCGCAGGTCACCCGGGACGTCGAGGCCACCGTCTGCCACCTCGCCGACCAGCCGCTCCTCCCCGGCGCCCGCGTCCTGCTCAAGCACACCACCCGCACCGTCCGGGCCCTCGTCAAGGACATCCCCTCCCGCCTGACCCTCGACGACCTCTCCCAGCACCCCGCGCCGGGCCGCCTGGAGGCCAACGACATCGGGCGCGTCACGCTGCGCACCGCCGAGCCGCTCGCCCTCGACCCCTACGCCGGCTCCCGCCACACCGGCTCCTTCCTCCTCATCGACCCCGGCGACGGCACAACGCTGACCGCCGGCATGGCGGGCGAGGCGTTCGCGGCGGGGCCCGGGGAGCCGTCCGGCGACGAGGGATGGGACTTCTGA
- the cysD gene encoding sulfate adenylyltransferase subunit CysD — protein sequence MSAAGSPFALPHLEVLESEAVHVFREVAGEFERPVLLFSGGKDSIVMLHLALKAFAPAPLPFALLHVDTGHNFPEVLAYRDRTVAGHGLRLHVASVQEAIDTGRVRERPDGTRNPLQTVPLLDAITRHRFDAVFGGGRRDEEKARAKERVFSLRDEFGGWDPRRQRPELWQLYNGRHAPGEHVRVFPLSNFTELDVWQYIAREKIELPAIYFAHRREVFARGGMWLAPGAWGGPRDGEDTQIRTVRYRTVGDMSCTGAVDSHAATIEEVITEITASRLTERGATRADDRLSEAAMEDRKREGYF from the coding sequence ATGAGCGCCGCCGGAAGCCCCTTCGCCCTGCCCCACCTGGAGGTGCTGGAGTCGGAGGCGGTGCACGTCTTCCGTGAGGTGGCGGGGGAGTTCGAGCGGCCGGTGCTGCTGTTCTCGGGCGGCAAGGACTCCATCGTCATGCTGCACCTGGCCTTGAAGGCCTTCGCGCCGGCGCCGCTGCCGTTCGCGCTGCTGCACGTCGACACCGGCCACAACTTCCCCGAGGTCCTCGCCTACCGCGACCGCACCGTCGCCGGGCACGGGCTGCGCCTGCACGTCGCCTCGGTCCAGGAGGCCATCGACACCGGACGGGTGCGTGAGCGCCCCGACGGCACCCGCAACCCCCTGCAGACCGTCCCCCTCCTCGACGCCATCACCCGCCACCGCTTCGACGCCGTCTTCGGCGGCGGCCGCCGCGACGAGGAGAAGGCCCGCGCCAAGGAACGCGTGTTCTCCCTGCGCGACGAGTTCGGCGGCTGGGACCCCCGCCGCCAGCGCCCCGAACTGTGGCAGCTCTACAACGGCCGCCACGCCCCCGGCGAGCACGTCCGCGTCTTCCCCCTGTCCAACTTCACCGAACTCGACGTGTGGCAGTACATCGCCCGCGAGAAGATAGAGCTGCCCGCGATCTACTTCGCCCACCGGCGCGAGGTCTTCGCCCGGGGCGGCATGTGGCTCGCCCCCGGCGCCTGGGGCGGCCCCCGCGACGGCGAGGACACCCAGATACGCACCGTGCGCTACCGCACCGTCGGCGACATGTCCTGCACCGGAGCCGTCGACTCCCACGCCGCCACCATCGAGGAGGTCATCACCGAGATCACCGCCTCCCGCCTCACCGAACGCGGCGCCACCAGAGCCGACGACAGACTCTCCGAAGCCGCCATGGAGGACCGCAAACGCGAGGGGTACTTCTAG
- the cysC gene encoding adenylyl-sulfate kinase: MTQEQEQAMSGATIWLTGLPSAGKTTIARALAGRLHDEGHRVEVLDGDEIREFLSAGLGFSREDRDTNVRRIGFVAQLLAAHGVKVLVPVIAPYADSREAVRKHHQERGTGYLEVHVATPVEVCSVRDVKGLYARQAAGEISGLTGVDDPYEAPADPDLRIEAHGQSVAESAGALHALLAGRGLA; the protein is encoded by the coding sequence ATGACACAGGAGCAGGAGCAAGCGATGAGCGGGGCCACCATCTGGCTCACCGGCCTGCCGAGCGCGGGCAAGACCACGATCGCCCGGGCGCTGGCCGGGCGGCTGCACGACGAGGGACACCGGGTGGAGGTGCTGGACGGCGACGAGATCCGCGAGTTCCTCTCGGCCGGGCTGGGCTTCTCCCGGGAGGACCGGGACACCAACGTGCGGCGGATCGGCTTCGTCGCACAGCTGCTCGCCGCGCACGGCGTGAAGGTGCTCGTCCCGGTGATCGCGCCGTACGCGGACTCCCGCGAGGCGGTGCGCAAGCACCACCAGGAGCGGGGCACCGGCTATCTGGAGGTGCACGTGGCCACGCCCGTCGAGGTGTGCTCGGTCCGGGACGTCAAGGGCCTGTACGCACGGCAGGCGGCGGGCGAGATCTCCGGGCTGACGGGCGTCGACGACCCCTACGAGGCGCCGGCCGACCCGGACCTGCGGATCGAGGCGCACGGGCAGAGCGTGGCGGAGTCGGCAGGGGCGCTGCACGCCCTGCTGGCGGGACGGGGGCTGGCATGA
- a CDS encoding phosphoadenylyl-sulfate reductase, which produces MTATDLRALAERAGRELEEAPAPEILRWAAGTFGERFCVTSSMEDAVVAHLASSALPGVDVVFLDTGYHFPETIGTRDAVAAVLDVNVITLTPRATVAEQDAAHGPRLHDRDPDLCCALRKVEPLERGLAAYDAWATGLRRDESPTRAGTPVVSWDERRRKVKVSPIARWTQEDVDAYVAEHGVLTNPLLMDGYASVGCAPCTRRVAAGEDARAGRWAGLAKTECGLHG; this is translated from the coding sequence ATGACCGCCACCGATCTGCGGGCGCTCGCCGAACGGGCGGGCCGCGAGCTGGAGGAGGCCCCGGCGCCGGAGATACTGCGCTGGGCCGCCGGGACCTTCGGGGAGCGCTTCTGCGTCACCTCCTCCATGGAGGACGCGGTCGTCGCCCACCTCGCCTCGAGCGCCCTGCCCGGCGTCGACGTCGTCTTCCTCGACACCGGCTACCACTTCCCGGAGACCATCGGCACCCGCGACGCGGTCGCCGCCGTGCTGGACGTCAACGTCATCACGCTCACGCCCCGCGCGACCGTCGCCGAGCAGGACGCCGCCCACGGCCCCCGGCTGCACGACCGCGACCCCGACCTGTGCTGCGCGCTGCGCAAGGTCGAGCCGCTGGAGCGCGGGCTCGCCGCGTACGACGCCTGGGCGACCGGGCTGCGCCGCGACGAGTCCCCCACCCGCGCGGGCACCCCCGTCGTCAGCTGGGACGAGCGGCGGCGGAAGGTGAAGGTCTCCCCCATCGCCCGCTGGACCCAGGAGGATGTGGACGCGTACGTCGCCGAACACGGCGTGCTGACCAACCCGTTGCTGATGGACGGCTACGCCTCCGTCGGCTGCGCGCCCTGCACCCGCAGGGTCGCCGCGGGCGAGGACGCGCGCGCCGGCCGCTGGGCCGGGCTGGCCAAGACCGAATGCGGGCTGCACGGATGA